The sequence AACTATTTTCAAATTGATGATATTCAGCCACTAGAAACAATTCCGAGTTAGCAAGACATCGCTCTAGGCAGATCTTGTCTTACGCATGCTTGAAACTAGGCCACTTTTGTTTTTCAACTCCATGAATGTACTGGAGACACCAAACGCCATCACCTATGCCCGTCCTTTACTATTGGCAAATTTGTAATTCTTTTTGTTGTCAATCCAATGTTAAATAGTCATCGGTAAAGCCTTTGTTTGCCTAAATAACGAGGTTTTCTAAGGGAAAGTTGCATACATTGCCTTGATATCTTTGACACCGTTTGAAAGGTCTCCACACTCGGGGTTAGACAAATCCATATTTTTGACAACTGAGCGGTTCCTGTATATAAAGAGGGTTGCCGGTACGCAAAGTAACACATTTATCTAAGCGGGATTGtattttagaaatatattattttactcaTTGAAGGGGATCAAAACAGATTAACGATTATCGAAACCTGAatatttgtatagttttgttgaATGCCTAAGAAGTATGGTTGTATCGTTTGTACATAATGTAAATACCTGGGATAAAGTCAAGCTACTGTATGTGCATGACAAAAACGAacaaagatacaaaaaaaaaaaaaagagttcaaaAGCATTAGTGGCTATGCTCTGTAAAACTATTTCACTATAAgagtattttattttcctttgaaTGTTCTTGAGAAGAACATTTTGCTAAAGCATGACCTTCCTGCGATTatgaaaatactgtatttatgagGTAGGAGAAAAAGGCAAAATGATCATTAGGTTATGTTTACATCTGTTTGTTTCCTTTGTTTTTCGGGGCTACCAAGAATCTTTTTGCCAACGGTGCCAAGTAATGTGAATGCTACTGCTTAAAGGAAGTTATTCATTGCTGAACAGATAATCACATGGTAAAACGTGACTCACTTGCATAACCGTTGAACGCAGCCGGTCAAGAAGAATGGTGTATTTCACATATCGTGTTtggtttatttgtgtatttgtttgtttcgTGCTTCATAAGCCcaaatacttttgtttttgttttttgtcattgaAACGATGTACAAATGTTTTCCTGTGACGAATGCAGAAGTAATGGACCTTATAGCAGCTTTAAGTAAGTCTACTTCAGCGAGACGTGCAAAAAAACACCCTGTGAGTTAAACGTGAAGCTGAAATAACCACGTGCACAGAAACATTACAGTTGGCTCCCTGTTATGCATGTAAATGCTATTCTTTTGGTGCTAAAACATTGGCGTCATACCTCCAAAGATCAATCTGTTTTAATGGGGTCGCGGTACTTTCAACAGCAGGTGTCATCGTGGAAAAAGGAGAAGGTATTCCTGAAAGTGATGCACTAGAAATGTGTGTATTTCAGTTTCCCCTCATGTCGAAATGCTTCTTTTGTATTTGCGTCAAGAGAATGTCACCTAAATGTTTTCTTGTGTTGGAAGTGCCTGATCGTATTCTAAATCCAGCGAGCCGTGTCAGTCTGCATGTGAGCTTTGCAAGAGACTGGCATTAGCGAGAAGTGAATTACAGTCTGCGTTTTGTTTGGTTCTTTTCTTTTCCGTTTGGTAATTGTTTCTTTGTCCTTGCATTTTACCACACCAGGATTTTATGGCTTCGTCATAACTCACGTCCTCTATTGGAACTGCCAGATGAACCCGCGAGGACTGCAGATTTCAGTCCGGCTGGTTCTTGCCTTGCATTCATCATTCCGGTAGCAGTTTAGGTTGTCAGCTGATGCACTGCGGTGGCAACTCGAGTCTTATTATGCTTGCATGGGTAACATAGATAACCGGGTGGCTGAAACAGCACCCAAAGCATGCTTATTTTTGTAGATTTGGTAGTCAGGTAGACTTGTTAAAGAAATATTGTTCTGTAAAGCAGCTGGTTTCATGGGTTGCAGACATTTCACCAGAAAGAGGGCTTTGAAACGTAACTTTACAGTACAAGAAATCAAAACATTTACCCCAGCAGGGAGACCACATGATGAAATCACAGGTGAAATGTttgattttgtaatattttatagtgTGGGGAAGAAAACAAGGTCATATGTTCCGAAATTTCCATTTCACGTGTGATCTCACGCTCATGTGGTTTTTCTGTAGGGCTACAGGGGCagcatgaatatatatttttgttccaaATAGAATTTGGCTTTCTCTTTCGTTTTGGAATTGAGTTTCACTCCACTTTCCATTCCCATTCCTTCACAACTCCTCCACCGCAGAAACAGGTATAAACAAACTTGCGTACCTCATATGAAAAGACGCGCCACAGAACTGTGTCCATATATATCCACGTAAAGTGTCCATGGCACTAGTGCAGTTGAAACCTCGGGTGTGAATCTGTCGGGTTCACTTTTGTATCTTAACTCAGGTGCCAAACTGGAGAAAAGGGGAAGAAGTAGAGCAGGTCACTTGAGATTTAGTTGCTGCTTATTGGGAAATGAGCCAGACTGTCCTGATCAAATTACTGTGATTCTGAACATGTCATGCTGTTCgcctttttttaaatcaactgtgTGAGCTGAGTTGGCGTACCTTCGCTCCCCATTTGTTGAAAGAGCGGCACTCACTGCTGTTGTTGTATAAGAGCCCGTTGGAATGGAGCAGGTCTACACGAATGCTAGTGTAAATACGCATGGATGTGTTTCAGTTCAGCGCAGCTTCTCCGGTTCCTATAGTCACTGCCGTGGACATACTGTATCACAATAATGAATCAAAAGTGCTGCTCAGATTGATTCATCTTCATCGTCATCATATAGCCATAGATGTAGACGTTCAACAGGACAGGCGTAGTTTATTAGCGCGAGACGGTAACCTCACCTGGTTGCATACGGGTTCATTTTAACGGTATCGCAGCTCAGCCCACAGAAGATACCTCATCCACTTTTGTTCGTCATGTCACCTAGAGACAGAGACTGCCTTTCCGTGCGCATCCGTTTTTAGAAAAGGGCAGAACAGGGCCCTAGAAAACACCAACCACCACCACCACTCATGGACACAGAGCAATAAGCAATTCCTGAAGTGGAGACCTGTGTAAACCTAATGGGGACAGCGATCTGTTGGACACACGTAGCTGACTTACTCTTATGCAAATGCCAGTATTGTGAGATTAGAATGCAGTAGTTTAAGGACAGTGCTTATACGACACCCTTCATGGAGCTGCACGTTTTCATCCCTTTCAAACCCAGAAAATAGCGGCCCTGCCTTTATTACAAGCTACACTTGGGGCTCTCTACACTTTGCATGTTAAACTAGTGTTAGATCTACTTTCCTCTCCTCTCTAGCtgtcttttctctgtgtctttcCCAATTATGTAGCCCTTTCCTTTCCTACTGAACCCTGATTTTTTTTGGTTTCgtttgtttcttcttttttctaaatgtctttGTTTTTCCTCCTTCCCCCTGGTTTGAGCAATTTATTTTTGTAACTGCATGTTAAAGAGTCACTGAATCGATGGATATGTTAAAAAAGAGAATTCAGCTGCTGAAGCCATGCAAAATGTTTTGAATTGCCCTTAAAAATATGAAAGATGTTTTCTGAATGCTTTATATTCTCTCtgctgtaaaataataaaagggGAAAAACTTACGAAATGCTTGTTTTCACTTGAAGttcaaaagtttttttaaaagtatCTAAAACAGAGCTGCCCAAAGTAGGGACAGCAGCCAAAGTTGGCTCATTTTaccctttgatttggcccaccatcccatctgagatagatggagagggttggggcgaatgcagATATAACAGAGATTGtcttttctaatttgacgtaaccttttttgtgtgtttgttttattgctgagctacaaaaaagcaaactgaatttaaatgttttaattaaatgtaaatgaatcagagTTTTTAAAACGTGAACACTGTCACTCGACAAATAGAGCACTATGCAGGAGACACGGGTAAGCAAATAAAGGCAagaactagtgtaactccattctgttataaatgagactgtttttgtactgtaataagatcattataaaatgtgaaaaatattacACTGTATTagataatataaagcaatgttttctagtcatttttaaacattattaaactaattaggaaattaccaatggcaactatatttacaaTTGGCCCACTAGCTTcattaagtttggtttttggcccttcataagaaaatgtttgggcacccctgatctaaactaATGATATTTACTACGccaccaaaatgaaaatgtctTCTTAAAAAATTCCACAGTACACAAATGAAGGCCTTTTAATGAAATCTCAGATTACAACGTTGTACGTTTCTTCACATTTCAGAGAAAAAAATGCATGTGAAACTCAAGTGATTTGATCCAAAATTAAGTCCCAAATAACACAGTTCATTACGTACTTGCACACTTATTTACACTCAACTATCTAGATTATGAGCTTACTTTAAGGTTATTTTGTCACTGCTGCATACATCTGAAAGCCCAACCCCTCCACTATGGGATTAAGTgcaagtgtccaacattccacttTTTATTTCCACTTCTTTAAATAAGTGCAGCattgtgcaaaataaaataattatgcaaAATGGAAAACATCTCaagtgaagttttttttgtttacatataaACAATTATCAATGACCATAAACTGATATTCACCACCTATACCTGTTTGATGCATAAAAGGCTAAGAGTAAATCTCATTGTTTCTAGTAGAAGCTCAGTGATTCTCACAAAACAAGCAAGTTCGAGTTTTGTGCAAATATGAATGTTGCATTTCCACATTCATAGAGGTAGAGTGTTGCTTGCATGACTTAAATAGCAGGACATGATGTTTCAAAGATAGTAGCAAAGTGAAATGACTTGGGATTTTGTAAGCCACCTGCAATATTGGTAACCTGTAGAAACCATCACAGAGGTTCTAATGGTTTCTACAAATACCACCAATTATTAGTCATTTAAACCACTATGTTTTAATGATTTCTATTGTGTTTTGGTTTTAACATTAAACCAGTGAGAACTTACAGTTACCATTAAACAATTcccattaacatttttttatagtgATACATTTTTGTCATAGTTTATAAAACTACAATATTGAATTAGGCttatagttaaatatatatatatatatatatatatatatatatatatatatatatatatatatatatatatatatatatatatattctcgcAAGTAAAAAGGTAAAAAGTTGTTCaatttgtttgaaaaaaatttaTCTCAGCGTTTTTACAACCATTAGAAAcatccattttgaaaatgtgaactCTGAagctaatttattcattcattttctattggcctagtccttttattcatcaggagtcatcacagctgaatgaaccaccaacttatgcagcaaatgttttacacagcggatgccttttcagctgcaacccagtactgggaaacattcactatggacaattaagtttattcaattcacctatagcacatgtcttttgactgtgggggaaactggagcacccggaggaaacccacatgaacacggggagaacatgcaaactccacacagtaatactgacccagccgggactagaaccagcaaccttcttgctgaggcgacagtgctaaccactgagccaaccaCTGTGTTGCGCTTGAAGCTAATTTAAGAACATAAAAAACGAGAAGGATAAATGTGTGCCTTTGTAAAAAGTTTACCTTTGCAAAAATTCCAAGCTAGCCAAgttttgttttccattttaatCAACAACTGAAAACGGCCAGATAAAGACTCGCGGAAAAATGGAATCAATGGTTTCCCTTTCGGTGTTTAACGCCACGTGTCTTAGCTATGTGAATAAAAGCTTACATCAAATGTAACTATATCTGGTAATCTTTTAAAACTATCGATCTAGAACATTTGGAAACcgctattgatttattttttgatctCTTAATGAACATTTTGAGCGTCAGACTTAAAGTGAATATGCTTTTAATGGAGGGTCTCTCATATTTTCATTGAAACACCTACCTTGTGAGAAGAGACGAACGAAACACTTAAGGGCTTTGAAGCGTCATACTGGTGAGTAAAtgtctatttaattttttagaatAAATCTCCAGTTGAATTGCACCCTCTTCTGGTCACTGCAACACACTGTCATTCTGTAGATTACAGTTTGAATTCCATAAGGAGACAGTAAATATTGATTCAATAAAGATGTCattcaatacattttattattcctGGTTGTCCTTGGACTTCTATTCAGAGGGAATGATTAAATTGATGGCCAGTTAGTTTTTTCaggaaatgtatttgtttaatagCCTGTAATAATAGttgatgatgacagtaaatgactgcagtgtgtgtgcatttgtgttagTGCTGAAGAGGCATGTTTTCTGCATTATTGAGGCCAGAGGAGGGGGCAGTGATGGGGTCAGTTCCTGGCAGAGTTTATGGACCAGGTAACACACGGTTATTGCTCAGGCTCCTCTGAGGATATAAATTGTGGAGACGACTCTTTAAGCTCAGTGTAACGCTGTGTTCTGCACAACCAGATCCACCTGGGAATCGCTGGAAGCTGCTCAGGTAAAGAACATAGTCTTtgtcattttgaaatatatataaacatttctcttttgttttattaCTGTGCTAGTTACTATGTCAgaatatttacagtgctcagcctaattgagtacaccccattttgaaaatgattatttgtatccatttctcagtgaatataggcaatgtattttggtgcatttaaacaaaacagatttattaaacaaatatatttattaaaataatattttattcatcaaacttatttagaaattgaaagataatacaattaaattcaagcaaaatattgcaaaaaaaaaaaaaatttcaacaaaattttgctaatttttgcttctcttgatttttcctctttttttaaatttgtatttaatatttttctataacatataaatttgggtgtactagtttttataccgttatcgtaagttattttgttagataagctccagatttagcttcagtactgactaatctaatgtatatgcacaaatataatattgtatagcttcctattaaaaatatgaatttaaaaaatagatttgtgaagggtgtatttatatatgctgagcactgtataacgAGAGAGATTTTCAGTTAATTATGTATGTACatagtattttataaatatatattatgtttatataaatgtgcgttaaatgtttttacatttgataCAAACATTCTTGTTAATGTTGTGAACTGATAAACTtatatactactaataatagttaTATAACTGATATATATAAACTGATTAATACTAACAGTATGAAAAACAGGCAATGTATCATAAGATTACATATCTAGTAGAAATTAGAGGTTTATGTAAGATCGTTACTGTTAATGACTAGTTCAACAAAagaacattattagcccccctgtttatttttccccaatttctgtttaacggagagaagatttcaacacgtttctaaacataatagttttaataactcatttctaataactgatttattttatttttgccatgatgacagtaaataatatttgactagatatttttcaagactcttctgtacagcttaaattgacatttaaagacttaactaggttaattaggttaactaggcaggttagggtaattaggcaagttattatataaagatgctttgttctgtagacaatcgaaaaaaatatatagcttaaaggggctaataataagagatgaaaaaattcaaatgggggctgataattcaactgacttcaactgcatacatGTTTATGTTTCTTTAGTGTAGATAAataagttgtttttattatttataagtattgtattgttttttgttgtaTAATAGTATTTTATCAATGATTGTTGTCATTGCTTTAAAACTGATTCACTGACTTTCCATTTTTTTACCatgtaattgtttatatttattaaatatgggATTTTCGAGACCTTCTTCTCATAAATTTGTGCATAACTGTAATTGTGTGCTGTTTTCCAGATACATTATGATGAAGGGTTTGTTCAGCGTGTCTGTCAGTCTGTTGCTGCTGTGTGTGTTCTGGACTGACAGTCAGCCTGTAGACACTGCTGACACTGTCAGAGAGGTGAAGACACTTCGCTATTGATTTCTCAAGTACTGTCATTCAGTCATAAAGCTGAGAAACTGCCTATTCATCTGGTTTTGTTTATGGCCTGTTTATAGAGTATTGGACTACCTTTAAGAgccagtgtgtgcgtgtgtgtgtgttagatgcTAGATCTCTTCAGAGCGATGGCTGCAGTGGATGGACAGGAGGACACACAGCTGCTGGACACAGGTTCTCCCGCTGTCTTGTGGTCTGATACTGCAGATCTGGAGAAGAGAGACTTGCCACGTCTAGGAGTATCAGTACATAGAGCTTTACCTTCAAGAGTCCACAGCAGGTAAACAACCACTCATCTGCTCTTCTCATACAGTGTACAcgtaatgtaaaaatgtaaaaatcagcAGCTTTTATTCTTTAAAAGGCACCATTGGCTGTTCCACTTTGCATTCTAATAAAAGAAGGTTACAGAAATAGTAATAGTTCCTAGAACAATTAGTGGAAGAACCTTTGTTTTGCAAATTTGCACTTCAGGAACTGTTAATTAttttggaaacactttacaataaggttcattagttaatgcatttactaacatgaactaatcatgaacaacacgtgtacagcatttattaatcataattgaacatttactaatgcattattaacatccaagtccatgtttgttaacattagttaatgcaccgtgagttaacatgaactaacaatgaacaacagtattttcattaactaacgttaactaacatgaacaaatactgtagtaaatgtattgtacattgtttgttcaagttaataaatgcattaattaacattaactaatgaaccttattgtaaagtgtgaccattatttCAGCAACTAAATTAGCTCCCACTTCAGAGCACAATACAATAGAAACTACAGTGATGTAAATATGCCTTGTTTACAGTATTTACGGTGTTACACCACATACAGGTACTATAAACATTCAGAAAACTagtacacactcagaaataaaggtacaggagctgtcactggggcggtacttTTCCCAAaaagtccacagtggtacctcaaaggtgcatattagtgcccaaatgtacctaaaaagtccctttgaggtaccattatggacccttcaggtacaaataccttttgaaaaggtacggCCCCAGTGatagctcctgtacctttatttctgagtgtagaaTTAGTCATAGTCATAGGTTATGTTCAATCATTACTATCATAAAACATTTATAGCTAATAATGAAAACACGATTGCATACTCCGTCCTTTGCCTGTTGATTTTGTTGAATGCTGCACTTGACTACACTATTATATGATACGATGATATTATATGATAGGAATGCAACTAGGACAATTATGACTAGTTTCTATAACTGAGTTCCTGCAAAAGCCCTTAATACCTTGAAAGAACAATTTTGTATTTCCAAAGAACCATTTATTGAtacgtttttaaaattacattgttttttttagtgTGACACATTtgtaatatctttaaaataattttaataatttgtaataatctATGTAACATTTTTGCTCTATAAATAAAAAGCTTTTGTGGAATGAAAAGATTTCATTTATGGGTTTTTTGGAGGGGAGGAGGTGACAATTTCAGATTATTTGGTCTGAACCACTTGTGCACCAATGTTCAGATTGTAGTGAAGCAATCACTGAATGCTTTTCATGTAACTAAGCGAACATACCCTTAGAGCAGGCATGTctaagctcggtcctggagggccggtgtcctgcaaagtttagttccaaccccaatcagacacacctgggctagctaatcaagcacttactaggctttctagaaacatccgtgcaggtgtgttgaggcaagttggagctaaaatctgcaggacaccggccctccaggaccgagtttggacacccctgccctagagtATATTTAATGTGCTAAACATGACCAAAggagtgtttatttttttaaactaagatGCGATAATGTTAatggtcttttttttctttatttctgtgtCCAGTAAATCTATAGATGGATCTAGATACCGTCTGTCATCTCCATCTAAGTGGATGTCCAGCCTCCAAGGTTGAAAAGTATCATCATTTGAGTAATCCATTTCAGAATGCTTGAATCAACCAAAAGCTCCTGAATAAGGTTTACACTCTCCTGCATGCTCTCTGCATaaccaataaaataaacagagctaaatatatatacatggaTGAATTCACTTTGGAAAAGGAATAACTTCTTGAACTCTGGATAGTTTTATTTTGGCATTTATTTAGAGTTAAACACTTTATAACACACAGCTGTTATGATCTTTTCTGTAAAGATAGTATTGGCGATGAAGTATTTCAATATTAGATCTCAGTAAAAATGCATAGATGCATTAAAAGGTAAATGTGTGTAGAAAACATATGGACAGATATTTTACATTAGTCTTTCTGTGAGAGTTTTTGCACGTGTTTGTAACTTTGTCTTGTACATTTTGCATTTGTGTTGTATAATTGTGAGTCCAGAGTGGTTGGAAAGTCTATATAAAAGCCCTGTGACTGCATGGAGTGTGTCGTGAATGTCTCAAACACAGTATTTCCAGAAACAGTCTGCGCCGCCACCTCTCTTTCTGAACTGCCTTCTACTGCCCCAAAGACCGCTGGGAGAAACTAGGCGATATGGTTTTTCCAGAAGAAACTGAAGAGAAACAGACTGTTGGTCACATGTAAACAGTACATCACGAAGATAATTTTCATGAACACCCCAGTGGGCATTTGTCAAAAACAACATcagaaaatatgtattaaaataataaattaataataaataacaattaatagtttaataaataaaaataaataatagaaaaacaatcatcaaaaataccaatcgatttgatgtcatttGACTAACTTGATGTCAAAATAGACATCAGGTTGTCATCTAACATGGTCATAAAAAACCCAACCTTGTTCTTTTTAGATGTTTTTGACCCCAATGTTAGATGCCAATTTGATGTCTGTTTTGACATCAAGAGAGTAAAAAAGTGTCAATTTGTAATTTGCAACTGAAGCTTAAAATCTCATATTATAATAGTTTTTGtgtcgttattttggtggtcaaaatgtGGAGTCATatggacgtcaaggttttgacaacAAATCGATTTGCCTTTTGACTTGTTTTTTGATGTCGGTTTGACCGTCGCGACAGCAATATTTACCTCTTTAAGAGCGTCTTTAGGAATCTGGCCAGACATTTTGatacctgtaaaaaaaaaaacattatgagtATTGAAAGTGaaagcgtttgtgtgtgtgtgtgtcaggtcagATGGAGTCTCACTGTCTCTGTTGAGCAGTGGTGAATGTGCTGCTGCTGCCCTCTGCAGGACATCAGTGAGGTCAGACACAGAGAAATCGTCCATAGTGACAGCTCCGGCCTCTTCCACCGAATCTACAACACCCAATCACACACATTTTatcagtgttggggtaacgcattaTGAGAAACGCGAGTTAAgtgataatattacttttctaagaaaCGAGTAAAGAaacgcattttttttttaatttaactccAGTtgctttttagattaattaattgctttaaaaatagTTTGTTGAATTAAAACTAGTGTAATCACGCTGAATCAGACAGAGAAAATGAGCATGTAATGCTTCAGCATCTCAGGAGGTaacattattctattttttaaggtaaatgtaggtggatgttatacagtgtcattaaatGCAAATCTCAtcttaaaaaaagaagaataccctgcaagttctgaaagagatgaAGCCTCAGGCAGGCCAGAAAAAGGAACTCAAAAGTAACTTAACGCATTAGTTTACATAAAAGTAattaacacaactagttacttttttgggggagtaactccaTTTCATCATtgcaaaataaattattcataaacaTTTAATTAGTTCATTGTTTTAATCTGtacactgaaataataataaactgcttGTTGAATAGTAGTAGGCTATGTC comes from Danio aesculapii chromosome 23, fDanAes4.1, whole genome shotgun sequence and encodes:
- the uts2a gene encoding urotensin 2, alpha, whose product is MICKLFVFCSVLLLSCSLLSAHPVTDTAERTYTGPDSVEEAGAVTMDDFSVSDLTDVLQRAAAAHSPLLNRDSIKMSGQIPKDALKEFLLEKPYRLVSPSGLWGSRRQFRKRGGGADCFWKYCV